The genomic DNA AGGTCCGGGGCGTGTAGGTCCGGTCGACGCCGCAGGCGGCGAGCCTGTCCTTGAGCGGCCCGGGCTTCAGCTGGTCGACGAGGTAGAAGGGCCGGGGACCGAGCTGGGCGGCCTCGCCGGCGAGCGCGGGGCCCGCCCCCAGAAGCAGCCCCAGCCCCAACATCATCGCACGCATCGCGAACCTCCCGTTTCAGGCCGCCGGTAGAGGGGGACGGTGACAGGGGCGTGACCCTCGACCTCGCCGACTCGGGCGGCCGCATGGTAGCGGACGCCGATGACCGCGCCTGCAGGAATCCCGTCCCGACCGACGCCCCGTTCCGCCGCGACGATCGCGGGCGTCGGCGCGATCGCGCTTTGGTCGCTGCTCGCCCTCTTCACCGCCGCCTCGGGCGCGATGCCGCCCTTCCAGCTCGCCGCCACGACCTTCCTGATCGGCGCGGTCTGCGGATGCGTTGCCTGGATCGCCCGGCCCGCCCGCGCCCGCGCGCTGATCCAGCCCTGGCCGGTCTGGATCCTCGGGGTCGGCGGCCTGTTCGGCTACCACGCCCTCTATTTCAGCGCCCTGCGCCTCGCGCCACCGGCCGAGGCCGGGCTGATCAGCTACCTGTGGCCCCTGCTCATCGTCCTGTTCTCGGCGCGCCTGCCCGAGGCCGGCGGGCTGCGCCCGGGTCATCTGATCGGTGCGCTCCTCGGCCTCGCCGGGATCGCGGTGCTGTTCGCCGGCCGGGGCGATCTCGGCTTCGCCGCGGGAGCCCTGCCGGGCTACGCCGTCGCCCTGGCGGCGGCGTTCGTCTGGGCCGGTTACTCGGTCCTTTCGGCCCGCGTCGGGCAGGTCCCGACCGACGCCGTCGCGGGCTTCTGCCTAGTCACCGCGGCGCTGAGCCTCGCCTGCCACCTGGCTTTCGAGACGACGATCTGGCCCGCCGACGCCGCGCAGTGGGGCGCCGTGCTGCTGCTCGGACTGGGGCCGGTCGGCGCCGCCTTCTACCTCTGGGATATCGGCTGCAAGCACGGCGACGTCCGGCTGCTCGGCGTCATCGCCTACGCCGCGCCGGTCCTCTCGACGCTGATCCTGGTGGTGACCGGCTATGCCAGCCCCGGACCGGGCCTCGCGCTCGCCTGCCTGCTGATCGTGGCCGGCGCGCTGACGGCGGTGCGCGCCTCGCGGGCGTCGCCGAAGCCGGTCTAGCCCCGCGGCGTCGGCCGCCAGTCGGGCGGCGCCATCTCGAAGCCGGCGAAGTCGAACCCCGGCGAGACCGTGCAGCCGACGAGGGTCCAGGCGCCCAGGCTGGTGGCGGTCTGCCAGTGGCCGGCCGGCACGACGCATTGCGGGCGCTGCCCGGCGGCGAGGTCCGGCCCGAGATGCTGCGCCGCCGCGTCGTGACCGTTCGGGCTGGTGGTGATCACGAGCGGCGCGCCGGCATGCCAGTGCCAGATCTCCGCGGCGTCGACCCGGTGCCACGCGGAGACCTCGCCGAGATCGAGCAGGAAGTAGATCGCTGTGCCGACCGAGCGCCCGTCGACGGTGCGGGGATCGCGGAACGTCTCGCGATAATGGCCGCCCTCGGGATGGGGCTTCAACCCCAGGGTCGCGATCACCTCGGCTGCCGTCATGTCCAGCTCCCTGTCGGTCCCGGCCGCGCGAATCGTCCGCGGCTTGCCGGCACTTGGCACCGATGCTACCGGCCGAAAACCCCGCAAGGTCCGAGAACGATGCCGAGCCCGACCGTCCGTCTTCACCGCGGCGACCTGCCCGCCAGCTACGACGCGGGCCGGGCGGTGGCCATCGACACCGAGACGCTCGGGCTCAACCCGCATCGGGACCGCCTCTGCGTGGTGCAGCTCTCCACCGGCGACGGCACCGCCGACGTGGTCCAGATCCCGCAAGCCGGGCCGGAGCCGGTCGTGCTCAAACGGGTCCTGGCCGATCCCGGCATCCTGAAGATCTTCCACTTCGCGCGGTTCGACGTGGCGGTCCTGTACAGGGCCCTCGGCGTGATGCCGAGCCCGGTCTACTGCACCAAGATCGCCTCGAAGCTCGCGCGCACCTACACGGACCGCCACGGGCTGAAGGACGTGGTCCGCGAGCTGGTCGGCGTCGACCTGTCGAAGCAGCAGCAATCCTCGGACTGGGGCGCCGAGACCCTGTCGCAGGCCCAGCTCGACTACGCGGCCTCGGATGTCCTCCACCTCCACGCGGCCCGGGAGCGGCTCGACGCCATGCTGGCCCGGGAAGGCCGCACCGATCTCGCGGCCGCCTGTTTCGGCTTCCTGCCGACGCGGGCGCGCCTCGACCTCGACGGCTGGCCCGAGACTGACATCTTCGCGCACACCTGAGAGTCGCGAGGATCCCGCACACTTCCTGTGCGGGGTGAGACTTTCCTGTCACCGCACCGCGATGTGTCGCTGGTAGGTTGTGGCTGCCTGGGCTTGCGAGCCCCGGCCAGGCCCTCCTCGCCGGTCACCCACCCGATCAGGCCGGCGAGGAGGGTCCGTCGCCGTCAGGTCAGGCTCCGCGGGCCCGACGGCGTCGTGATCCGGGCGGTCCAGCGCGGGCCCGGGCCCGCCACGACCCGCGGCGGGTCGGCGAGGCCGAGCGCGGCGTGAAGCCCCGCGACGGCGTCGGGATCCGGGTGCGTCAGGACGAGCGCCTCCAGATCGGCGCCGAGATCCGGCATCGTCGTGGCGGGGTTGCCGCGCGGCCCCCAATCCATCGCGCAGGGCGCGGCGCCGTCCGCCGGCCACGCCCCGCCTGGAGGGACCGCGAAGCGCCAGGACAGGTCGCCGCGGGTCATCGTCGCCGCCGCGCCGAGGAGCGCGCCGTGGGCGGCGAGAACGCCGTCGAGATCGTCCGCGCGGGCGACGAAGCCGCGCAGCCGCCGGCCCGCGTCCCAGTCCGCCCGCACCCGCGCGGCGTCGCCGAGGCCGAACCAGCGGGCGCCCGACGGCGGCGGCGCCTCGGGATCGACGGCGATCACCTCCAGGAACAGGGCGTCGCCGAGGCGCAGGAGGTGATTGCGCGTGCCCATCTCGCGGTGGCGGCCGCCCTCCGGCATGGCGAGGCCGAGGCAGTTCACGACATGCGCCACGCCCTCCGCGAGATCGGGCGCGACGACGACGAGGTGGTCGAGGGTGAGCATCGGGCGGGCTCCGCGTGACCGCCGGCGTCGGCGCGGTCGCCGGACCTTCCCCCGGGCCGCGCGGGTCCCGACCCGGTCTTCGCGCTGACGGGCGCATCGGGATCGGCCGGGGATGGATAACGCCGGAGCGGCCGCAAGAAGAAGGCCGGAGCCCCGCGAGAGGCCCCGGCCCGGGAGAGGGTGCCGGGCCGGGCGTCGCGCCCGGCCCCTGTCACCTCACAGCGAGTAGTACTGCACGAACTCGATCGGGTGCGGGGTCATCTCGTAGCGCAGCACCTCGGTCATCTTCAGCTCGATGAACGAGTCGATCTGGTCGTCCGAGAACACGCCGCCCTCCTTGAGGAAGGCCCGGTCCTTGTCGAGGCTGTTCAGGGCCTCGCGCAGCGAGCCGCACACGGTCGGGATCTTCTTGAGCTCCCGCGGCGGCAGCTCGTACAGGTCCTTGTCCATGGCCGGGCCCGGGTCGATCTTGTTCCGGATACCGTCGAGGCCGGCCATCAGCAGCGCCGAGAAGGCGAGGTAGGGGTTGGCCATCGGGTCGGGGAAGCGGACCTCGACGCGCTTGGCCTTCGGGCTCTTGGTCCACGGGATGCGGCAGGAGGCCGAGCGGTTGCGCGCCGAGTAGGCGAGCAGCACCGGCGCCTCGTAGCCCGGCACGAGCCGCTTGTACGAGTTGGTCGACGGATTGGTGAAGGCGTTGAGCGCCTTGGCGTGCTTGATGATGCCGCCGATGTACCAGAGGCACTCCTGGGACAGGCCGGCATACTTGTCGCCGGCGAAGACCGGCTTGCCGTCCTTCCAGATCGACTGGTGGACGTGCATGCCCGAGCCGTTGTCGCCGTAGACGGGCTTCGGCATGAACGTCGCCGACTTGCCGTAGCTCTGCGCGACGTTGTGGATGCAGTACTTGTAGATCTGCATGTGGTCGGCGAGCAGGGTCAGCGTGTCGAACTTCATGCCGAGCTCGTGCTGGGCCGAAGCCACCTCGTGGTGGTGCTTCTCGACCTTCACGCCCATGGACTGCATGGCCGCGAGCATCTCGCCGCGCATGTCCTGCGCCGAATCCTGCGGCGGCACCGGGAAATAGCCGCCCTTGGTCTGCACCCGGTGGCCGAGGTTGCCGCCCTCATAGTCGGTGAAGCCGTTGGTCGGCAGCTCGGTGGAGTCGAGCTCGAAGCCGGTGCGGTACGGGTCGGCGCCGAACTTGACGTCGTCGAACACGAAGAACTCGGCCTCGGGGCCGACATAGATCGTGTCGCCGATGCCGGTCTGCTGCAGGTAGGCCTCGGCGCGCTTGGCGGTGCCGCGCGGATCGCGGCCGTAGGGCTCGCCGGTCGCCGGCTCGAGCACGTCGCAGACGATCGACATGGTCGCGGCCGAGAAGAACGGGTCCAGCGTGGCGGTCACCGGATCCGGCATCAGCAACATGTCGGACTCGTTGATCGCCTTCCAGCCGGCGATCGAGGAGCCGTCGAACATGGTGCCTTCGTCGAAGATCTCCTCGTCGATGAGCGACACGTCGAACGTGACGTGCTGCCACTTGCCGCGCGGGTCGGTGAACCGGAAGTCCACGTAACGCACGTCGTTGTCCCGGATCGTCTTCAGCACCTCGGCCGCAGTGGTCATCGTGGGCATCCTCCAGGGATCTCTGAACCGTCTCTCGTGGCGCACCCGAACGCGGTCGCGCGCGCCGGCCGGCGGCGCTTGATATCCGGCGCGGGCGTGCCTTGCCACCCGCCGGGGATCGGAATCGGTTGCCGGATAGAGCGATCAGTCTGTTCTCGCGCCCGATCTCGCAAGCGTGATCGGGCCGCACCGTTTCTAGGGCACCGTTGTTCTCCGGCAATGGCCTTCCTGGCACGATCCATGCAAAGGCGGCTGCGGCCGTCTGAGAGGCGGCAAGCCGTTCGCGTTGCCCAGGGTTACCCCGGTCGCGCATCGATACGGACGAGAGAACCGGAATGACCAAATATAAGCTCGAGTACATATGGCTCGACGGGTACACGCCGACCCCGAATCTCCGCGGTAAGACGCAGATCAAGGAATTCGACAGCTTCCCGACCCTCGAGCAGCTCCCGATGTGGGGCTTCGACGGCTCGTCCACCAAGCAGGCCGAGGGCGGCAGCTCCGACTGCATGCTGAAGCCCGTGCGCCACTTCCCCGACCCGGCCCGCAAGAACGGCGTGCTGGTGATGTGCGAAGTGATGATGCCGGACGGCGTGACCCCGCACGAGTCCAACAAGCGCGCCACCATCCTGGACGATGCCGGCGCCTGGTTCGGCTTCGAGCAGGAGTACTTCCTGTACAAGGACGGCCGCCCGCTCGGCTTCCCGGCCTCCGGCTACCCGGCGCCGCAGGGCCCGTACTACACCGGCGTCGGCTACTCGAACGTCGGCGACGTCGCCCGCAAGATCGTCGAGGAGCACCTCGACCTCTGCCTCGATGCCGGCATCAACCACGAGGGCATCAACGCCGAGGTGGCCAAGGGCCAGTGGGAATTCCAGATCTTCGGCAAGGGCTCCAAGAAGGCCGCCGACGAGATGTGGATGGCCCGCTACCTCCTGCAGCGCCTCTGCGAGAAGTACGGCATCGACGTCGAGTACCACTGCAAGCCGCTCGGCGACACCGACTGGAACGGGTCGGGCATGCACTGCAACTTCTCGACCGCGTTCATGCGCGAGCACGGCGGCAAGGCCTATTTCGAGAAGCTCATGGAGGCATTCAAGAACGCCCGCGAGGAGCACATCGCCGTCTACGGTCCGGACAACCACATGCGCCTGACCGGCAAGCACGAGACCGCCTCGATCCACGAGTTCTCGTACGGCGTGGCCGACCGCGGCGCCTCGATCCGCGTGCCGCACTCCTTCGTCAACAACGGCTACAAGGGCTACCTGGAAGACCGCCGTCCGAACTCGCAGGGCGACCCCTACCAGATCGCCTCGCAGGTGCTGAAGACGATCGCTTCCGTGCCGACCGAGGCCGCCGCAGCCGCGTAAGACGCGGGGGGAGGCGCCCAGTCTCCCGACAGAGCTAGCGAAGCCGGGCCCTCGGGTCCGGCTTCGCCGTTTCCGGGGCGATGGACTCCCGGGCAAGCGCCCTCATCCCGAGCTGCCTGAGCGCGCCCCAGGCCTCGAACGAGGCCTCAGGGGCCGGACTGCTCGGCAGAGTGCTCCTTCGCGGCCCCCTGGCGCGGGCACCTCAGGATGGGGAGCTGGGGCAGGTGGCCCGGTCGAGCTTGTTCGAGGGTTGCGGGGGAGGGCGGCGCCATCGCGCCCCACGCCTCCGCCTCAGGGACGTCGCGGGCGCTCGTCCTCGCGGATGGCGGCTTCGTGGTACCAGGCGCCCCCGCCGAAGCTCGGCACGGGCGCGGGTTTCGCGTCCGGAACCACCCGGGCGGTCTCGCGCGCGCGTCGGAACGCGGACAGATCGTAGATCTTGGCGGTCTCGCGCGGGTCCGTGGCGGCCATCGCACTTCCTCCTGCATCGGGTTCAAGCGGCCGATCGGGCCGACCGTTCCCGATGATGTGGGGTGCGGAAGACTGCGCTCCAGAGTCGGAAGCGCCGATGCCGGACATTCGCGCAGTGCGAAATCTTAGGCAGGTGTCGTGGAATAACGGGTCGCCGGCGGTCCCGGGACCGCGCGGGGATCTGTCAGATCGCGTCCGTGCCGGTCTCGCCGGTGCGGATGCGGATCGCTTCCTCGATCGTCGAGACGAAGATCTTGCCGTCGCCGATGCGGCCGGTCTGGGCCGACTTGCGGATCGCCTCGACGGCGCCCTCGACCAGAGCGTCGGACAGGACGATCTCCAGCTTCACCTTGGGCAGGAAGTCGACCACGTACTCGGCGCCCCGGTAGAGCTCCGTGTGGCCCTTCTGACGGCCGAACCCCTTCGCCTCGATGACGGTGATGCCCTGGAGACCGACCTCCTGGAGCGCCTCCTTCACCTCGTCGAGCTTGAAAGGCTTGATGATCGCTTCGATCTTCTTCATGCCGCTCGGGCCTGCGCTGCGGTGCCTGGCATTTCTAACATCCTCGTGACGCCTTCGCCATGCCGTTTTCGCGGCGTGTCCGACCTTAGTGCCTATTTGATGTGCGTTTCACGCACATCCTTAGGGCGCTTCGCCGGAATCTGGCGCGGTTTTGGTCAGGTCTGATCGGTGCACGGGCACACTCGGAGGCGGACATGCGCTTGCTGACGGTCACGGCAATGAGGCGGGTCGATGCGGCGGCAATCGACGG from Methylobacterium radiotolerans JCM 2831 includes the following:
- a CDS encoding DMT family transporter encodes the protein MTAPAGIPSRPTPRSAATIAGVGAIALWSLLALFTAASGAMPPFQLAATTFLIGAVCGCVAWIARPARARALIQPWPVWILGVGGLFGYHALYFSALRLAPPAEAGLISYLWPLLIVLFSARLPEAGGLRPGHLIGALLGLAGIAVLFAGRGDLGFAAGALPGYAVALAAAFVWAGYSVLSARVGQVPTDAVAGFCLVTAALSLACHLAFETTIWPADAAQWGAVLLLGLGPVGAAFYLWDIGCKHGDVRLLGVIAYAAPVLSTLILVVTGYASPGPGLALACLLIVAGALTAVRASRASPKPV
- a CDS encoding cupin domain-containing protein, with the translated sequence MTAAEVIATLGLKPHPEGGHYRETFRDPRTVDGRSVGTAIYFLLDLGEVSAWHRVDAAEIWHWHAGAPLVITTSPNGHDAAAQHLGPDLAAGQRPQCVVPAGHWQTATSLGAWTLVGCTVSPGFDFAGFEMAPPDWRPTPRG
- a CDS encoding ribonuclease D, giving the protein MPSPTVRLHRGDLPASYDAGRAVAIDTETLGLNPHRDRLCVVQLSTGDGTADVVQIPQAGPEPVVLKRVLADPGILKIFHFARFDVAVLYRALGVMPSPVYCTKIASKLARTYTDRHGLKDVVRELVGVDLSKQQQSSDWGAETLSQAQLDYAASDVLHLHAARERLDAMLAREGRTDLAAACFGFLPTRARLDLDGWPETDIFAHT
- a CDS encoding VOC family protein, whose translation is MLTLDHLVVVAPDLAEGVAHVVNCLGLAMPEGGRHREMGTRNHLLRLGDALFLEVIAVDPEAPPPSGARWFGLGDAARVRADWDAGRRLRGFVARADDLDGVLAAHGALLGAAATMTRGDLSWRFAVPPGGAWPADGAAPCAMDWGPRGNPATTMPDLGADLEALVLTHPDPDAVAGLHAALGLADPPRVVAGPGPRWTARITTPSGPRSLT
- the glnA gene encoding type I glutamate--ammonia ligase codes for the protein MTTAAEVLKTIRDNDVRYVDFRFTDPRGKWQHVTFDVSLIDEEIFDEGTMFDGSSIAGWKAINESDMLLMPDPVTATLDPFFSAATMSIVCDVLEPATGEPYGRDPRGTAKRAEAYLQQTGIGDTIYVGPEAEFFVFDDVKFGADPYRTGFELDSTELPTNGFTDYEGGNLGHRVQTKGGYFPVPPQDSAQDMRGEMLAAMQSMGVKVEKHHHEVASAQHELGMKFDTLTLLADHMQIYKYCIHNVAQSYGKSATFMPKPVYGDNGSGMHVHQSIWKDGKPVFAGDKYAGLSQECLWYIGGIIKHAKALNAFTNPSTNSYKRLVPGYEAPVLLAYSARNRSASCRIPWTKSPKAKRVEVRFPDPMANPYLAFSALLMAGLDGIRNKIDPGPAMDKDLYELPPRELKKIPTVCGSLREALNSLDKDRAFLKEGGVFSDDQIDSFIELKMTEVLRYEMTPHPIEFVQYYSL
- a CDS encoding glutamine synthetase beta-grasp domain-containing protein, which gives rise to MTKYKLEYIWLDGYTPTPNLRGKTQIKEFDSFPTLEQLPMWGFDGSSTKQAEGGSSDCMLKPVRHFPDPARKNGVLVMCEVMMPDGVTPHESNKRATILDDAGAWFGFEQEYFLYKDGRPLGFPASGYPAPQGPYYTGVGYSNVGDVARKIVEEHLDLCLDAGINHEGINAEVAKGQWEFQIFGKGSKKAADEMWMARYLLQRLCEKYGIDVEYHCKPLGDTDWNGSGMHCNFSTAFMREHGGKAYFEKLMEAFKNAREEHIAVYGPDNHMRLTGKHETASIHEFSYGVADRGASIRVPHSFVNNGYKGYLEDRRPNSQGDPYQIASQVLKTIASVPTEAAAAA
- a CDS encoding DUF2735 domain-containing protein; this encodes MAATDPRETAKIYDLSAFRRARETARVVPDAKPAPVPSFGGGAWYHEAAIREDERPRRP
- a CDS encoding P-II family nitrogen regulator, yielding MKKIEAIIKPFKLDEVKEALQEVGLQGITVIEAKGFGRQKGHTELYRGAEYVVDFLPKVKLEIVLSDALVEGAVEAIRKSAQTGRIGDGKIFVSTIEEAIRIRTGETGTDAI